Proteins found in one Anabas testudineus chromosome 1, fAnaTes1.2, whole genome shotgun sequence genomic segment:
- the ptprdb gene encoding protein tyrosine phosphatase receptor type Db isoform X7, with the protein MHVSTYPTMHSASPGLLLLSFLFLADADSPPRFTRTPEDQTGVQGGVASFVCQAAGDPQPKIVWNKKGKKVSNQRFEVIEFDDGSGSVLRIQPLRTPRDEAIYECHASNSAGEITASTRLNVLREDQLPSGFPTIDMGPQLKVVERSRTATMLCAASGNPDPEITWFKDFLPVNTSNNNGRIKQLRSGALQIEMSEESDQGKYECVATNSDGTRYSTPANLYVRVRRVPPRFSIPPADSEIMPGGNVNITCVAVGSPMPYVKWMLGAEDLTPEDDMPIGRNVLELTDVRQSNNYTCVAMSTLGVIEAVAQIIVKALPKAPGTPVVTERTATSITLTWDSGNPEPVSYYIIQHRAKGSEDPYKEIDGIATTRYSVGGLSPYSHYDFRVAAVNTIGQGPSSDVVEARTAEQAPSSPPRQVRGRMLSTTTAIIHWDEPEEPNGQVVGYRVYYTSDNTLPVNQWEKQMVRSANFITIQGLTPNKTYYIRVLAFTSVGDGPLSQDLQIIAKTGVPSQPSEFKGEAKSETSILLTWVAPPQGGPDNQITGYELVYRRADDTEEKKVSFEPSTSYLLKNLKPFSTYTFQLAARSKHGIGAYTNEVSIDTPQTLPSAPPQDITCTSPSSTSILVSWTPPPLEFQNGIITGYSIQYSNTEGNKTSKRIDGIPPESSPYLLENLEKWTEYGITIRAQTEAGDGPESLQLLIRTEEDVPSGPPRGVEAETVNASAIRVKWRAPAPERQHGQIRGYQVHYVRMNYGEPQGQPFIKDILIEDSQWAHDDSAEYEVVLGDLKADTSYSVSVGAYTAKGDGARSKPVTVCTALPLPEKPKLVVSATDSGTALLQWYPPPNPPTPLLGYRLTFGRIDVLPYTVVEFPTKENRYTAHDIHKGANYVFRISARNKMGYGEEAVKEVSTPEDAPSGFPENIICEEASATSLQLEWKSVPLIEQNGKITKYSVLYKDINSRGNASEVVVPAPGLSVLLEGLSADTVYDVRVSAFTAVGAGPYSPSAQFRTQRLDQVFATNFRVKAAMKNSILLSWEIRDKNPAQPFTILYGKGQSVEVDGKHTQKLISGLEPDTQYSFLLTNRANSAGGLQHRVTATTAPDILKTKPMVVGKTNADGMVTVQLPTVQTTAKVRGYYVVVVPLKKQKGKFLNPWEEPDQMNLDELLKEINRTSVSHALRIRRQAAQSDPRAYVTAHFKTLPLEFTLGDGRNYGDFRNRPLQNGQEYVFFVLAMLDLSENTMYATSPYSDPVTSSDVDPQPMVDEEEGLLWVVGPVLAVIFIVCIVIAILLFKSKPDRKRAEAEGRKGSFPCSKAMSSHHPTDPVELRRINFQTPGMASHPPVPMSELADHIERLKANDNLKFSQEYESIDPGQQFTWENSNLEVNKPKNRYANVIAYDHSRVILSSIEGVPGSDYINANYIDGYRRQNAYIATQGSLPETFGDFWRMVWEQHTANIIMMTKLEEKSRVKCDQYWPTRGTETYGLIQVTLLDTVELATYSVRTFALYKSGSNEKREVRHFQFTAWPDHGVPEHPTPFLAFLRRVKACNPPDAGPMVVHCSAGVGRTGCFIVIDAMTERIKHEKTIDIYGHVTLMRSQRNYMVQTEDQYIFIHDALLEAVTCGNTEVPARNLYSYIQRLTQIEPGENVTGMELEFKRLASAKAHTSRFVSANLPCNKFKNRLVNIMPYETTRVCLQPIRGVEGSDYINASFIDGYRQQKAYIATQGPLAETTEDYWRMLWEHNSTIVVMLTKLREMGREKCHQYWPAERSARYQYFVVDPMAEYNMPQYILREFKVTDARDGQSRTVRQFQFTDWPEQGVPKSGEGFIDFIGQVHKTKEQFGQDGPITVHCSAGVGRTGVFITLSIVLERMRYEGVVDIFQTVKMLRTQRPATVQTEDQYQFCYRASLEYLGSFDHYAT; encoded by the exons CACCCCCCAGATTCACAAGAACCCCAGAAGACCAAACAGGAGTCCAGGGGGGAGTGGCTTCCTTTGTGTGCCAGGCCGCAGGGGATCCACAGCCCAAGATTGTCTGgaacaaaaaaggcaaaaaagtcAGCAACCAGAGATTTGAG GTAATAGAATTTGACGATGGGTCCGGTTCGGTCCTGAGGATTCAGCCTTTGAGAACCCCAAGAGACGAGGCTATTTACGAATGTCACGCCTCCAATTCTGCAGGAGAGATCACTGCCTCCACCAGGCTAAATGTGCTACGAG AGGACCAGTTGCCCTCGGGGTTCCCCACCATTGACATGGGTCCCCAGCTGAAAGTGGTGGAACGTTCTCGGACTGCCACAATGCTCTGTGCTGCTAGTGGAAACCCTGACCCAGAAATTACCTGGTTCAAGGATTTTCTGCCAGTCAACACGTCCAATAACAACGGACGAATCAAGCAGCTCCGCTCAG GTGCCCTGCAGATAGAGATGAGTGAGGAGTCAGACCAGGGGAAGTATGAGTGTGTTGCCACCAACAGCGATGGGACACGATATTCCACCCCAGCTAACCTCTACGTCAGAG TGCGTCGTGTCCCCCCTCGCTTTTCCATCCCCCCAGCAGACAGCGAGATCATGCCGGGGGGAAATGTCAACATCACCTGTGTGGCAGTGGGCTCACCCATGCCTTATGTGAAGTGGATGTTGGGAGCAGAAGACCTGACACCAGAGGATGACATGCCCATCGGCCGCAACGTCCTTGAACTGACAGACGTGCGACAGTCTAACAATTACACTTGTGTCGCCATGTCGACACTTGGTGTAATTGAGGCGGTCGCACAGATTATCGTGAAAG CTCTACCAAAGGCTCCAGGCACCCCTGTGGTGACGGAGAGAACAGCAACAAGCATTACTCTTACCTGGGATTCTGGAAACCCAGAACCTGTGTCCTACTATATCATACAG CACCGGGCTAAAGGTTCAGAGGACCCCTATAAAGAGATTGATGGCATCGCCACAACGCGTTACAGTGTGGGTGGCCTGAGCCCTTACTCCCATTATGACTTTAGGGTGGCAGCCGTTAACACCATTGGCCAAGGCCCCTCCAGCGATGTGGTGGAGGCTCGCACAGCTGAGCAGGCTCCCTCATCCCCGCCACGACAG GTCAGGGGTCGCATGCTGAGCACAACCACAGCAATAATCCACTGGGACGAACCAGAGGAACCTAACGGACAGGTGGTCGGCTACAGAGTGTACTACACCTCGGACAACACGCTGCCAGTCAACCAg TGGGAGAAGCAGATGGTGCGCAGCGCTAATTTCATCACCATCCAGGGTTTGACTCCTAACAAGACCTATTACATCAGAGTGTTGGCCTTCACCTCTGTAGGAGATGGACCCCTCTCCCAGGACCTGCAGATTATAGCTAAAACTGGAG TTCCATCCCAGCCTTCAGAATTTAAGGGAGAAGCCAAGTCTGAGACAAGTATCCTGTTGACCTGGGTGGCCCCACCCCAGGGTGGCCCTGACAACCAAATCACAGGATACGAACTGGTCTACCGACGAGCTGATGACACAGAGGAG AAAAAAGTGAGCTTTGAGCCTAGCACCTCTTATCTGTTGAAGAACTTGAAGCCTTTCTCCACCTACACCTTCCAGCTGGCTGCCAGGAGCAAGCATGGAATAGGGGCATACACCAACGAAGTGTCCATTGACACACCACAGACAC TTCCTTCAGCACCACCCCAGGACATCACATGCACCAGTCCCAGTTCTACCAGCATCCTGGTAAGTTGGACTCCACCTCCTCTGGAGTTTCAGAATGGCATCATTACGGGATACTCCATCCAGTACTCCAATACTGAGGGCAACAAAACGTCTAAAAGAATTGATGGCATTCCTCCGGAGAGTTCTCCATATCTCCTGGAAAACCTGGAGAAATGGACTGAGTATGGCATAACGATACGGGCACAGACGGAAGCTGGGGACGGACCAGAAAGTTTGCAGCTGCTTATCCGCACTGAGGAAGATG ttCCAAGTGGTCCTCCGCGAGGGGTGGAGGCCGAGACTGTGAACGCCTCGGCCATTAGGGTGAAATGGCGAGCACCAGCGCCCGAGCGGCAGCACGGTCAGATCAGAGGGTACCAAGTCCACTATGTGAGAATGAACTACGGGGAACCTCAGGGACAGCCCTTCATCAAGGACATCCTCATAGAGGACTCACAG TGGGCACATGATGACTCAGCTGAATAT gaGGTGGTTCTCGGAGACCTGAAGGCAGACACCTCCTACTCTGTATCAGTGGGGGCTTACACTGCCAAAGGGGATGGTGCTCGCAGCAAACCTGTCACAGTCTGCACTGCCCTGCCAC tgCCTGAGAAGCCTAAACTAGTGGTAAGTGCCACTGATTCAGGTACTGCTCTGCTTCAGTGGTACCCACCACCAAACCCACCCACCCCGCTCTTAGGGTATCGCCTCACCTTTGGCCGCATTGACGTTCTACCTTACACAGTGGTTGAGTTCCCCACCAAGGAGAACCGCTACACTGCCCACGATATCCACAAGGGAGCCAACTATGTGTTCAGAATCTCTGCCCGTAACAAAATGGGCTATGGAGAGGAGGCAGTAAAGGAGGTGTCTACTCCAGAAGACGCTCCAAGTGGATTTCCAGAAAATATCATCTGCGAGGAGGCGTCTGCCACCTCCCTCCAGCTGGAATGGAAATCAGTCCCTCTAATTgagcaaaatggaaaaattaCCAAGTACTCAGTGCTGTATAAGGATATAAACAGTCGAGGGAATGCCTCAGAAGTTGTGGTGCCCGCTCCAGGGTTAAGTGTTTTGTTGGAGGGTCTGAGCGCAGATACTGTGTATGATGTCAGGGTGTCCGCATTCACTGCTGTTGGTGCTGGGCCGTACAGCCCCAGTGCCCAGTTTAGGACGCAACGGCTAGACCAAG TTTTTGCCACCAACTTTAGAGTTAAAGCTGCCATGAAAAACTCCATTCTACTCTCATGGGAGATCCGAGACAAGAACCCTGCCCAGCCTTTCACT ATCCTGTACGGAAAGGGCCAGTCCGTTGAAGTGGATGGGAAGCACACCCAGAAGCTGATCAGTGGCTTGGAGCCGGACACTCAGTACTCCTTCCTGCTCACCAATCGGGCAAACAGCGCTGGGGGTCTGCAACACCGCGTCACTGCCACCACAGCGCCAGACATCCTGAAGACCAAACCTATGGTGGTGGGAAAGACCAATGCAGATGGCATGGTGACAGTGCAGCTACCGACTGTGCAGACCACAGCTAAAGTCAG GGGTTATTATGTGGTGGTGGTGCCACTGAAAAAGCAAAAGGGGAAGTTCCTGAATCCCTGGGAGGAGCCCGACCAGATGAACCTGGACGAG CTGCTGAAAGAGATCAACAGGACCAGTGTCAGTCACGCCCTTCGCATCCGCAGACAGGCTGCTCAGTCAGATCCCAGGGCCTACGTCACTGCTCACTTTAAGACCCTCCCACTGGAGTTCACACTAGGCGACGGACGAAACTATGGTGACTTCCGCAACCGCCCTCTGCAAAACGGACAGGAGTATGTGTTCTTTGTGCTCGCAATGCTCGACCTTTCTGAGAAT ACCATGTATGCAACTAGTCCTTATTCTGACCCCGTGACCTCATCGGACGTGGACCCCCAGCCAATGGTTGACGAGGAGGAGGGGCTGCTGTGGGTGGTGGGGCCTGTGCTGGCTGTCATCTTCATCGTCTGCATTGTCATCGCCATTCTTCTTTTCAAGAG CAAACCTGACAG GAAAAGAGCTGAGGCTGAAGGTAGGAAGGGCAGTTTCCCCTGCAGCAAAGCCATGTCATCCCACCATCCCACTGATCCCGTGGAGCTGCGCAGAATCAACTTTCAGACTCCAG GCATGGCAAGTCACCCGCCCGTCCCCATGTCTGAGCTGGCAGATCACATCGAGCGCCTCAAGGCAAACGACAATCTCAAGTTCTCTCAAGAGTACGAG TCCATCGACCCTGGTCAGCAGTTCACATGGGAGAACTCCAACTTGGAGGTCAACAAACCAAAGAACCGCTACGCTAACGTCATTGCCTATGATCACTCCAGGGTTATACTCTCCAGCATTGAGG GTGTCCCAGGCAGTGACTACATCAACGCTAACTATATTGACGGCTACCGTCGCCAGAACGCCTACATCGCGACTCAGGGCTCCCTCCCTGAGACATTCGGGGACTTCTGGAGGATGGTCTGGGAGCAGCACACAGCCAACATCATCATGATGACTAAGCTGGAGGAAAAGTCACGG GTGAAGTGTGATCAGTACTGGCCAACCCGGGGCACAGAGACCTACGGCCTCATCCAGGTCACTCTGCTGGACACAGTGGAGCTGGCCACCTACTCTGTCAGGACCTTTGCCCTTTACAAG AGCGGCTCCAATGAGAAGCGTGAGGTTCGCCACTTCCAGTTCACAGCCTGGCCAGACCACGGGGTGCCTGAACACCCTACCCCCTTCCTGGCATTCCTTCGTAGGGTCAAGGCCTGCAACCCTCCAGATGCAGGACCCATGGTTGTGcattgcag TGCTGGAGTGGGCCGCACGGGCTGCTTCATCGTGATCGACGCCATGACGGAGCGAATCAAGCATGAGAAGACCATCGACATCTACGGCCACGTCACGCTGATGCGCTCCCAGAGGAACTATATGGTCCAGACAGAGGACCAGTACATCTTCATTCATGATGCACTTCTGGAGGCCGTGACCTGTGGGAACACTGAGGTCCCCGCTCGGAACCTGTACTCCTACATCCAGAGGCTGACGCAGATCGAACCCGGAGAGAATGTCACCGGCATGGAGCTGGAGTTCAAG CGTCTGGCCAGCGCTAAGGCCCACACATCACGGTTCGTGAGTGCCAACCTGCCATGCAACAAGTTTAAGAACCGGCTGGTAAATATCATGCCATATGAGACCAcgcgtgtgtgtctgcagccaatcagaggagTGGAGGGATCTGACTACATCAATGCCAGCTTCATTGATGGATACAG gcagcagAAGGCCTACATAGCGACCCAAGGCCCGCTGGCTGAGACGACAGAGGACTACTGGAGGATGCTGTGGGAGCACAACTCTACCATAGTGGTCATGCTAACCAAATTGAGAGAAATGGGACGG GAGAAGTGTCACCAGTACTGGCCTGCAGAGCGCTCTGCCAGATACCAGTACTTTGTGGTGGATCCCATGGCTGAGTACAACATGCCCCAGTACATCCTCCGAGAGTTCAAAGTTACTGATGCCAGG gATGGCCAATCACGAACAGTTCGTCAGTTCCAATTCACTGATTGGCCAGAGCAAGGAGTGCCAAAGTCAGGGGAGGGATTTATTGACTTTATTGGCCAAGTACACAAAACTAAAGAACAGTTTGGTCAGGATGGTCCAATCACTGTCCACTGCAG TGCTGGAGTAGGGAGAACCGGTGTGTTCATCACCCTCAGCATCGTGCTGGAGAGAATGAGGTATGAGGGAGTCGTCGACATCTTCCAGACTGTCAAGATGCTGCGCACCCAGAGACCTGCCACCGTTCAGACAGAG GACCAGTACCAGTTCTGTTACCGGGCCAGTCTGGAGTACCTGGGAAGCTTCGATCACTATGCAACATAA
- the ptprdb gene encoding protein tyrosine phosphatase receptor type Db isoform X9 produces MHVSTYPTMHSASPGLLLLSFLFLADADSPPRFTRTPEDQTGVQGGVASFVCQAAGDPQPKIVWNKKGKKVSNQRFEVIEFDDGSGSVLRIQPLRTPRDEAIYECHASNSAGEITASTRLNVLREDQLPSGFPTIDMGPQLKVVERSRTATMLCAASGNPDPEITWFKDFLPVNTSNNNGRIKQLRSGALQIEMSEESDQGKYECVATNSDGTRYSTPANLYVRVRRVPPRFSIPPADSEIMPGGNVNITCVAVGSPMPYVKWMLGAEDLTPEDDMPIGRNVLELTDVRQSNNYTCVAMSTLGVIEAVAQIIVKALPKAPGTPVVTERTATSITLTWDSGNPEPVSYYIIQHRAKGSEDPYKEIDGIATTRYSVGGLSPYSHYDFRVAAVNTIGQGPSSDVVEARTAEQAPSSPPRQVRGRMLSTTTAIIHWDEPEEPNGQVVGYRVYYTSDNTLPVNQWEKQMVRSANFITIQGLTPNKTYYIRVLAFTSVGDGPLSQDLQIIAKTGVPSQPSEFKGEAKSETSILLTWVAPPQGGPDNQITGYELVYRRADDTEEKKVSFEPSTSYLLKNLKPFSTYTFQLAARSKHGIGAYTNEVSIDTPQTLFATNFRVKAAMKNSILLSWEIRDKNPAQPFTILYGKGQSVEVDGKHTQKLISGLEPDTQYSFLLTNRANSAGGLQHRVTATTAPDILKTKPMVVGKTNADGMVTVQLPTVQTTAKVRGYYVVVVPLKKQKGKFLNPWEEPDQMNLDELLKEINRTSVSHALRIRRQAAQSDPRAYVTAHFKTLPLEFTLGDGRNYGDFRNRPLQNGQEYVFFVLAMLDLSENTMYATSPYSDPVTSSDVDPQPMVDEEEGLLWVVGPVLAVIFIVCIVIAILLFKSKPDRKRAEAEGRKGSFPCSKAMSSHHPTDPVELRRINFQTPGMASHPPVPMSELADHIERLKANDNLKFSQEYESIDPGQQFTWENSNLEVNKPKNRYANVIAYDHSRVILSSIEGVPGSDYINANYIDGYRRQNAYIATQGSLPETFGDFWRMVWEQHTANIIMMTKLEEKSRVKCDQYWPTRGTETYGLIQVTLLDTVELATYSVRTFALYKSGSNEKREVRHFQFTAWPDHGVPEHPTPFLAFLRRVKACNPPDAGPMVVHCSAGVGRTGCFIVIDAMTERIKHEKTIDIYGHVTLMRSQRNYMVQTEDQYIFIHDALLEAVTCGNTEVPARNLYSYIQRLTQIEPGENVTGMELEFKRLASAKAHTSRFVSANLPCNKFKNRLVNIMPYETTRVCLQPIRGVEGSDYINASFIDGYRQQKAYIATQGPLAETTEDYWRMLWEHNSTIVVMLTKLREMGREKCHQYWPAERSARYQYFVVDPMAEYNMPQYILREFKVTDARDGQSRTVRQFQFTDWPEQGVPKSGEGFIDFIGQVHKTKEQFGQDGPITVHCSAGVGRTGVFITLSIVLERMRYEGVVDIFQTVKMLRTQRPATVQTEDQYQFCYRASLEYLGSFDHYAT; encoded by the exons CACCCCCCAGATTCACAAGAACCCCAGAAGACCAAACAGGAGTCCAGGGGGGAGTGGCTTCCTTTGTGTGCCAGGCCGCAGGGGATCCACAGCCCAAGATTGTCTGgaacaaaaaaggcaaaaaagtcAGCAACCAGAGATTTGAG GTAATAGAATTTGACGATGGGTCCGGTTCGGTCCTGAGGATTCAGCCTTTGAGAACCCCAAGAGACGAGGCTATTTACGAATGTCACGCCTCCAATTCTGCAGGAGAGATCACTGCCTCCACCAGGCTAAATGTGCTACGAG AGGACCAGTTGCCCTCGGGGTTCCCCACCATTGACATGGGTCCCCAGCTGAAAGTGGTGGAACGTTCTCGGACTGCCACAATGCTCTGTGCTGCTAGTGGAAACCCTGACCCAGAAATTACCTGGTTCAAGGATTTTCTGCCAGTCAACACGTCCAATAACAACGGACGAATCAAGCAGCTCCGCTCAG GTGCCCTGCAGATAGAGATGAGTGAGGAGTCAGACCAGGGGAAGTATGAGTGTGTTGCCACCAACAGCGATGGGACACGATATTCCACCCCAGCTAACCTCTACGTCAGAG TGCGTCGTGTCCCCCCTCGCTTTTCCATCCCCCCAGCAGACAGCGAGATCATGCCGGGGGGAAATGTCAACATCACCTGTGTGGCAGTGGGCTCACCCATGCCTTATGTGAAGTGGATGTTGGGAGCAGAAGACCTGACACCAGAGGATGACATGCCCATCGGCCGCAACGTCCTTGAACTGACAGACGTGCGACAGTCTAACAATTACACTTGTGTCGCCATGTCGACACTTGGTGTAATTGAGGCGGTCGCACAGATTATCGTGAAAG CTCTACCAAAGGCTCCAGGCACCCCTGTGGTGACGGAGAGAACAGCAACAAGCATTACTCTTACCTGGGATTCTGGAAACCCAGAACCTGTGTCCTACTATATCATACAG CACCGGGCTAAAGGTTCAGAGGACCCCTATAAAGAGATTGATGGCATCGCCACAACGCGTTACAGTGTGGGTGGCCTGAGCCCTTACTCCCATTATGACTTTAGGGTGGCAGCCGTTAACACCATTGGCCAAGGCCCCTCCAGCGATGTGGTGGAGGCTCGCACAGCTGAGCAGGCTCCCTCATCCCCGCCACGACAG GTCAGGGGTCGCATGCTGAGCACAACCACAGCAATAATCCACTGGGACGAACCAGAGGAACCTAACGGACAGGTGGTCGGCTACAGAGTGTACTACACCTCGGACAACACGCTGCCAGTCAACCAg TGGGAGAAGCAGATGGTGCGCAGCGCTAATTTCATCACCATCCAGGGTTTGACTCCTAACAAGACCTATTACATCAGAGTGTTGGCCTTCACCTCTGTAGGAGATGGACCCCTCTCCCAGGACCTGCAGATTATAGCTAAAACTGGAG TTCCATCCCAGCCTTCAGAATTTAAGGGAGAAGCCAAGTCTGAGACAAGTATCCTGTTGACCTGGGTGGCCCCACCCCAGGGTGGCCCTGACAACCAAATCACAGGATACGAACTGGTCTACCGACGAGCTGATGACACAGAGGAG AAAAAAGTGAGCTTTGAGCCTAGCACCTCTTATCTGTTGAAGAACTTGAAGCCTTTCTCCACCTACACCTTCCAGCTGGCTGCCAGGAGCAAGCATGGAATAGGGGCATACACCAACGAAGTGTCCATTGACACACCACAGACAC TTTTTGCCACCAACTTTAGAGTTAAAGCTGCCATGAAAAACTCCATTCTACTCTCATGGGAGATCCGAGACAAGAACCCTGCCCAGCCTTTCACT ATCCTGTACGGAAAGGGCCAGTCCGTTGAAGTGGATGGGAAGCACACCCAGAAGCTGATCAGTGGCTTGGAGCCGGACACTCAGTACTCCTTCCTGCTCACCAATCGGGCAAACAGCGCTGGGGGTCTGCAACACCGCGTCACTGCCACCACAGCGCCAGACATCCTGAAGACCAAACCTATGGTGGTGGGAAAGACCAATGCAGATGGCATGGTGACAGTGCAGCTACCGACTGTGCAGACCACAGCTAAAGTCAG GGGTTATTATGTGGTGGTGGTGCCACTGAAAAAGCAAAAGGGGAAGTTCCTGAATCCCTGGGAGGAGCCCGACCAGATGAACCTGGACGAG CTGCTGAAAGAGATCAACAGGACCAGTGTCAGTCACGCCCTTCGCATCCGCAGACAGGCTGCTCAGTCAGATCCCAGGGCCTACGTCACTGCTCACTTTAAGACCCTCCCACTGGAGTTCACACTAGGCGACGGACGAAACTATGGTGACTTCCGCAACCGCCCTCTGCAAAACGGACAGGAGTATGTGTTCTTTGTGCTCGCAATGCTCGACCTTTCTGAGAAT ACCATGTATGCAACTAGTCCTTATTCTGACCCCGTGACCTCATCGGACGTGGACCCCCAGCCAATGGTTGACGAGGAGGAGGGGCTGCTGTGGGTGGTGGGGCCTGTGCTGGCTGTCATCTTCATCGTCTGCATTGTCATCGCCATTCTTCTTTTCAAGAG CAAACCTGACAG GAAAAGAGCTGAGGCTGAAGGTAGGAAGGGCAGTTTCCCCTGCAGCAAAGCCATGTCATCCCACCATCCCACTGATCCCGTGGAGCTGCGCAGAATCAACTTTCAGACTCCAG GCATGGCAAGTCACCCGCCCGTCCCCATGTCTGAGCTGGCAGATCACATCGAGCGCCTCAAGGCAAACGACAATCTCAAGTTCTCTCAAGAGTACGAG TCCATCGACCCTGGTCAGCAGTTCACATGGGAGAACTCCAACTTGGAGGTCAACAAACCAAAGAACCGCTACGCTAACGTCATTGCCTATGATCACTCCAGGGTTATACTCTCCAGCATTGAGG GTGTCCCAGGCAGTGACTACATCAACGCTAACTATATTGACGGCTACCGTCGCCAGAACGCCTACATCGCGACTCAGGGCTCCCTCCCTGAGACATTCGGGGACTTCTGGAGGATGGTCTGGGAGCAGCACACAGCCAACATCATCATGATGACTAAGCTGGAGGAAAAGTCACGG GTGAAGTGTGATCAGTACTGGCCAACCCGGGGCACAGAGACCTACGGCCTCATCCAGGTCACTCTGCTGGACACAGTGGAGCTGGCCACCTACTCTGTCAGGACCTTTGCCCTTTACAAG AGCGGCTCCAATGAGAAGCGTGAGGTTCGCCACTTCCAGTTCACAGCCTGGCCAGACCACGGGGTGCCTGAACACCCTACCCCCTTCCTGGCATTCCTTCGTAGGGTCAAGGCCTGCAACCCTCCAGATGCAGGACCCATGGTTGTGcattgcag TGCTGGAGTGGGCCGCACGGGCTGCTTCATCGTGATCGACGCCATGACGGAGCGAATCAAGCATGAGAAGACCATCGACATCTACGGCCACGTCACGCTGATGCGCTCCCAGAGGAACTATATGGTCCAGACAGAGGACCAGTACATCTTCATTCATGATGCACTTCTGGAGGCCGTGACCTGTGGGAACACTGAGGTCCCCGCTCGGAACCTGTACTCCTACATCCAGAGGCTGACGCAGATCGAACCCGGAGAGAATGTCACCGGCATGGAGCTGGAGTTCAAG CGTCTGGCCAGCGCTAAGGCCCACACATCACGGTTCGTGAGTGCCAACCTGCCATGCAACAAGTTTAAGAACCGGCTGGTAAATATCATGCCATATGAGACCAcgcgtgtgtgtctgcagccaatcagaggagTGGAGGGATCTGACTACATCAATGCCAGCTTCATTGATGGATACAG gcagcagAAGGCCTACATAGCGACCCAAGGCCCGCTGGCTGAGACGACAGAGGACTACTGGAGGATGCTGTGGGAGCACAACTCTACCATAGTGGTCATGCTAACCAAATTGAGAGAAATGGGACGG GAGAAGTGTCACCAGTACTGGCCTGCAGAGCGCTCTGCCAGATACCAGTACTTTGTGGTGGATCCCATGGCTGAGTACAACATGCCCCAGTACATCCTCCGAGAGTTCAAAGTTACTGATGCCAGG gATGGCCAATCACGAACAGTTCGTCAGTTCCAATTCACTGATTGGCCAGAGCAAGGAGTGCCAAAGTCAGGGGAGGGATTTATTGACTTTATTGGCCAAGTACACAAAACTAAAGAACAGTTTGGTCAGGATGGTCCAATCACTGTCCACTGCAG TGCTGGAGTAGGGAGAACCGGTGTGTTCATCACCCTCAGCATCGTGCTGGAGAGAATGAGGTATGAGGGAGTCGTCGACATCTTCCAGACTGTCAAGATGCTGCGCACCCAGAGACCTGCCACCGTTCAGACAGAG GACCAGTACCAGTTCTGTTACCGGGCCAGTCTGGAGTACCTGGGAAGCTTCGATCACTATGCAACATAA